One Diadema setosum chromosome 8, eeDiaSeto1, whole genome shotgun sequence genomic window carries:
- the LOC140232176 gene encoding uncharacterized protein, which produces MDVGRPEKASHDADAFVLDHYVYPRGRRHVDLYAIRQSSSGRVFDCNLEKLKARRGNINRRGPECLFIRQNFTNNRCRFESFSNPGKYLIVNKDNGRIQLGEAGSRAMFQLHDV; this is translated from the exons ATGGATGTAGGACGCCCGGAAAAAGCATCCCATGATGCAG atgcctTCGTCTTGGATCATTACGTCTACCCACGTGGTAGGCGCCACGTCGACTTATACGCTATCCGGCAGTCGTCCAGCGGCCGTGTATTTGACTGCAATTTGGAAAAACTCAAG GCACGGAGAGGTAACATTAATAGGAGGGGGCCCGAGTGTCTTTTTATCCGGCAGAACTTCACAAACAATCGATGTAGGTTCGAGTCCTTTTCTAACCCTG GCAAATACCTCATTGTAAATAAGGACAACGGAAGGATTCAGCTCGGAGAAGCTGGCAGTCGTGCAATGTTCCAATTGCACGACGTTTAA